A part of Citrifermentans bremense genomic DNA contains:
- a CDS encoding putative bifunctional diguanylate cyclase/phosphodiesterase: protein MLTRKAKRSTPLVMVVDDDQAVRLLARETLENSGFTVRDVENGELALEEFDAHAPDIVLLDVMMPGIDGFFVCSAIRRTASGRDTPVLMMTGLDDLESIDCAYEAGATDFITKPINWHVLGYRVSYMLRASSALEQLRESKAGLAHAQSLAHIGSWEWDLATGEIRCSEEIYSICCIDRCLHRGNPILDPVHPQDLAFVKGAIEEAIEKRAPLSFDYRILLGGGERTLHAELVTVLDEQGEPICLTGTIQDITERKHAEEQIRLLAYYDALTGLPNRRFFLQQLEQALVFANRHDRMLAVLFLDLDRFKLVNDTLGHGVGDRLLQDVADRLLRCVRRGDCLARADEECPPSLVSRLGGDEFTIMLSDIEHFQDVAKIARRILEAVSVPYALEGQEVFVSTSIGISLYPFDATTASDLIRNADGAMYQAKEQGRNGYQIYDESMNAKALERIILESQLHKALKEEEFAVYYQPQVSTLSGCVVGIEALVRWNSKELGLVEPGRFLPLAEEIGLVIQIDQLVMREACRQHKLWLDSGLPPVTLAINISGQQFMKNELLETVTAVLKESGLDPGLLELELTEGVLMAHTERTVKTLQALKGMGVRLAIDDFGTGFSSLSYLKRFPLDVLKIDRTFINDITTDPDDAAITVATIEMAHTLKLKVIAEGVESKPQLDFLSKNGCDMYQGYLFSKPVPPSELPRLLNSRR, encoded by the coding sequence ATGCTGACGAGGAAAGCCAAACGCAGCACCCCGCTGGTCATGGTCGTGGACGACGACCAGGCGGTGCGTCTTCTCGCCCGGGAAACCCTGGAGAATTCGGGGTTCACGGTGCGCGACGTGGAAAACGGGGAGCTGGCGCTGGAGGAATTCGATGCGCACGCGCCAGACATCGTGCTCCTGGACGTGATGATGCCCGGCATCGACGGCTTCTTCGTCTGCAGCGCCATCCGGCGCACCGCCTCGGGGCGGGATACACCGGTCCTGATGATGACCGGTCTGGACGACCTGGAGTCGATCGACTGCGCCTACGAGGCGGGAGCCACAGATTTCATCACCAAGCCTATCAACTGGCACGTGCTGGGTTACCGGGTGAGCTACATGCTCAGGGCAAGCAGCGCACTCGAACAGTTGAGGGAGAGCAAGGCCGGCCTTGCCCACGCCCAGAGCCTCGCCCACATCGGGAGCTGGGAGTGGGACCTGGCCACCGGGGAGATCCGCTGCTCCGAGGAGATCTACAGCATCTGCTGCATCGACCGCTGCCTGCACCGGGGAAACCCCATCCTTGACCCGGTGCACCCCCAGGACCTGGCCTTCGTAAAGGGGGCCATCGAGGAGGCCATAGAGAAACGGGCGCCTCTTTCCTTCGATTACCGCATCCTCCTGGGGGGGGGAGAGCGGACCCTGCACGCGGAGCTGGTGACGGTGCTGGACGAGCAGGGCGAGCCGATCTGCCTCACCGGGACCATTCAGGACATCACGGAGAGAAAGCACGCCGAGGAGCAGATCAGGCTCCTGGCTTACTACGACGCGCTGACCGGCCTGCCCAACCGCCGCTTCTTCCTGCAGCAGCTGGAGCAGGCGCTTGTCTTCGCCAACCGGCATGACCGGATGCTGGCCGTCCTCTTCCTCGATCTGGACCGCTTCAAGCTGGTGAACGACACGCTGGGGCACGGGGTGGGGGACCGCCTGCTGCAGGACGTGGCCGACCGGCTGCTGCGCTGCGTCCGCAGGGGGGACTGCCTGGCCCGCGCCGACGAGGAGTGCCCGCCGTCCCTGGTCTCGCGACTTGGGGGGGACGAGTTCACCATCATGCTCTCCGACATCGAACACTTCCAGGACGTGGCCAAGATCGCCCGGCGCATCCTGGAGGCGGTCTCGGTCCCCTATGCGCTGGAGGGGCAGGAGGTCTTCGTCTCCACCAGCATCGGCATCAGCCTCTACCCCTTCGACGCCACCACGGCGAGCGACCTGATCCGCAACGCCGACGGCGCCATGTACCAGGCCAAGGAGCAGGGCAGAAACGGCTACCAGATCTACGACGAGTCCATGAACGCCAAGGCTCTGGAGCGCATCATCCTGGAGAGCCAGCTGCACAAGGCGCTCAAGGAGGAGGAATTCGCCGTCTACTACCAGCCGCAGGTCTCCACCCTGAGCGGATGCGTGGTGGGGATCGAGGCACTGGTACGGTGGAACTCCAAGGAACTCGGACTGGTAGAGCCGGGACGCTTCCTGCCGCTGGCCGAGGAAATAGGGCTCGTGATCCAGATCGACCAGTTGGTGATGCGCGAGGCATGCCGGCAGCACAAGCTCTGGCTGGATTCGGGGCTTCCGCCGGTGACGCTCGCCATCAACATCTCGGGGCAGCAGTTCATGAAGAACGAGCTCCTGGAGACGGTGACGGCGGTTTTGAAGGAAAGCGGGCTCGACCCCGGGCTATTGGAGCTGGAACTCACCGAAGGGGTGCTCATGGCGCACACCGAGAGGACCGTGAAGACGCTGCAGGCACTCAAAGGGATGGGGGTGAGACTCGCCATCGACGACTTCGGGACCGGCTTCTCCTCGCTCTCCTATCTAAAGCGCTTCCCGCTGGACGTCTTGAAGATCGACCGCACCTTCATAAACGACATCACCACCGACCCCGACGACGCCGCCATCACCGTCGCCACCATCGAGATGGCGCACACGCTGAAGCTTAAGGTGATCGCGGAGGGGGTCGAGTCTAAACCCCAACTAGATTTCCTCAGCAAAAACGGCTGCGACATGTATCAGGGTTACCTCTTCAGCAAGCCGGTTCCCCCAAGTGAGCTTCCCCGTCTCTTGAACTCCCGGCGCTAG
- a CDS encoding type 1 glutamine amidotransferase, giving the protein MFLIVQNDPRCPAGSCSRLLADKGHPFSTIAPYDGAALPDPASASGIIVLGGEMGVHDTVEHPYLARVISFLRQALQAGTPLLGICLGGQLLSYAAGGEVISRSPYGEQGVCQVELTGEGARDPLFRGLPDPFLTFQLHNDSFTLPPGATLLASSHACPYQAFRLGQATYGVQFHPEVDPSIVAAWDLLSTPKTDHLSSFLAAEAAFNKVSQQLIGNFISLAATPRLS; this is encoded by the coding sequence ATGTTCCTGATCGTACAGAACGACCCGCGTTGCCCGGCCGGAAGCTGCAGCCGGCTTCTCGCCGACAAGGGGCACCCCTTCAGCACCATCGCCCCCTATGACGGCGCGGCGCTCCCCGACCCCGCCAGCGCCTCAGGCATAATCGTGCTGGGAGGGGAGATGGGGGTGCACGATACGGTCGAGCATCCCTACCTCGCTCGGGTCATCTCATTCCTGAGGCAGGCACTTCAGGCCGGCACGCCGCTCCTGGGAATCTGCCTAGGGGGACAGCTTCTGTCCTACGCGGCGGGGGGGGAGGTCATCTCCCGCTCCCCGTATGGCGAGCAGGGCGTGTGCCAGGTTGAGCTCACCGGCGAGGGGGCCAGGGACCCCCTGTTCCGCGGCCTCCCCGACCCCTTCCTCACCTTCCAGCTGCACAACGACAGCTTCACCCTCCCCCCCGGCGCCACGCTCCTCGCCTCCTCGCACGCCTGCCCGTACCAGGCCTTCAGGCTGGGGCAGGCGACCTACGGCGTGCAGTTCCACCCGGAGGTCGATCCCTCCATAGTCGCCGCCTGGGACCTCCTCTCCACCCCCAAGACGGACCACCTGAGCTCATTCCTCGCCGCCGAAGCCGCTTTCAACAAGGTTTCGCAACAGCTGATCGGAAATTTCATCTCCCTCGCCGCAACCCCCCGCCTTTCTTGA
- a CDS encoding response regulator, translating to MDANWSAKSCLKAKLMAPLVACNALLLLVLLTGFACYQLRFPAPLWQGAPQGSSRSLLLFLCGGAALASLGLGVLAQLLSLRIKRLISDPIHRLTRKMEIVSHSKDYQVRVESGSNDELGLLFNCFNEMLEEISIRDERLALHSEELKLEVAERTAELSSVNRQLEESLEGVRRAMQSAQSANRAKSDFLAQMSHEIRTPMYGVLGMTELLLNTDLSKEQARFVESVRRSGEALLGIINNILDFSKIEAGRMELELIPFDLHQLTADAVALFAEDAAKKGIEVSCRIDPGLPEMFQGDPGRLRQVMVNLLGNAVKFTPEGAVTLSVSLERSPALVRVTVEDTGIGISAEAQQRIFDHFAQGDESMTRKYGGTGLGLAIAKQLTELMGGAMELSSEPGKGSRFSFTVALEPHQKAPRPERTYGALRCKRALVTSDDPELQETLMELLGGLGMDLDCAGDGPGALCKLVAAPFDLVLMDHCVAGTDGLALAATIRSVPVGHSVRLVLLAEKPETVQAERVREIEVALYPKGKLTQEGLYAGLVSALGMEEEQGAGEQTPSLSRLRQVLLVEDNVVNQEVGKGMLESLGCRVKVAENGLAALEEVQRGEFDLVFMDCQMPVLDGLEATRRIREWEQGSSSRVPIIALTAYAMKGDREACIAAGADDYLSKPFSREQLSKLIDRRLGCAGQSAGDAPQTGIAPESICPGRAGGALEMIRTLPGNRGVEILRKVVDLYLASTPTLLQTMHEAESGGDAEKLKAAAHSFKSSSANLGAVRLAGVCLELESLGRAGSTKGAGELLVQVEEEYRLVRDALLGGPLC from the coding sequence GTGGACGCTAACTGGTCAGCAAAAAGCTGCCTGAAGGCGAAGCTGATGGCGCCGCTGGTCGCCTGCAACGCGCTGTTGCTGCTGGTGCTCCTGACGGGGTTCGCCTGCTATCAGCTACGCTTCCCGGCGCCTCTGTGGCAGGGTGCGCCGCAGGGCTCGTCCCGCTCGCTCCTGCTCTTTCTCTGCGGCGGTGCGGCGCTCGCCTCGCTGGGGCTGGGCGTTTTGGCTCAACTCCTATCCTTGCGCATAAAAAGGCTCATCTCGGATCCCATCCACCGGCTCACCAGGAAAATGGAAATCGTCTCCCACAGCAAGGACTACCAGGTTCGGGTGGAAAGCGGCAGCAACGACGAGCTGGGGCTTCTCTTCAATTGCTTCAACGAGATGCTGGAGGAGATCTCGATCCGCGACGAGCGTCTCGCGCTCCACTCGGAGGAACTGAAGCTGGAGGTGGCCGAGCGAACCGCCGAGCTCTCCAGCGTAAACCGTCAGCTGGAGGAGAGCCTTGAAGGGGTGCGGCGCGCCATGCAGTCGGCCCAATCCGCCAACCGCGCCAAGTCCGACTTCCTGGCGCAGATGAGCCACGAGATCAGGACCCCGATGTACGGCGTGCTGGGGATGACCGAGCTCCTCCTGAACACCGACCTCTCCAAGGAACAGGCGCGTTTCGTGGAGTCCGTACGCCGCTCGGGCGAGGCGCTTTTGGGGATCATCAACAACATCCTCGACTTCTCCAAGATCGAGGCCGGGCGCATGGAGCTGGAGCTGATCCCATTCGACCTGCACCAGCTGACGGCGGATGCCGTGGCACTCTTCGCCGAGGACGCTGCTAAGAAGGGTATAGAGGTTAGCTGTCGCATCGACCCAGGGCTCCCCGAGATGTTTCAGGGGGATCCCGGACGCCTGCGCCAGGTGATGGTGAACCTTCTGGGAAACGCGGTGAAGTTCACCCCAGAGGGCGCCGTCACCCTCTCGGTGTCGCTGGAGCGGTCACCTGCCCTGGTGCGGGTGACCGTTGAGGATACCGGCATCGGCATCTCCGCCGAGGCGCAGCAGCGTATATTCGACCACTTCGCCCAGGGGGACGAGTCGATGACCCGCAAGTACGGCGGCACCGGCTTGGGGCTCGCCATCGCCAAGCAGCTCACCGAGCTCATGGGCGGGGCGATGGAGCTCTCCAGCGAGCCGGGAAAAGGCTCCCGCTTCAGCTTCACGGTCGCCTTGGAGCCACACCAGAAGGCGCCGCGCCCCGAGCGCACTTACGGCGCGCTGCGCTGCAAGCGCGCTCTCGTCACCTCCGACGACCCTGAGCTGCAGGAGACACTCATGGAGCTCCTGGGAGGGCTGGGGATGGACCTCGACTGCGCAGGCGACGGACCAGGCGCGCTCTGCAAGCTGGTGGCGGCCCCCTTCGACCTGGTCCTCATGGACCACTGTGTGGCAGGAACCGACGGCCTGGCGCTCGCCGCCACCATCCGCAGCGTTCCCGTTGGGCACTCCGTGCGGCTCGTGCTTTTGGCCGAGAAGCCGGAAACGGTGCAGGCAGAGCGGGTGCGCGAGATCGAGGTGGCGCTTTACCCGAAGGGGAAACTCACCCAGGAAGGGTTATACGCCGGGCTCGTGTCGGCGCTCGGGATGGAAGAGGAGCAGGGGGCAGGGGAGCAAACGCCGTCCTTGAGCCGGCTGCGCCAGGTGCTTCTGGTCGAGGACAACGTGGTGAACCAGGAGGTGGGGAAAGGGATGCTGGAGAGCCTGGGTTGCCGCGTGAAGGTGGCTGAGAACGGGCTCGCGGCTTTGGAGGAGGTGCAGCGGGGGGAATTCGATCTGGTCTTCATGGATTGCCAGATGCCGGTTTTGGACGGCCTGGAGGCGACACGGCGCATCCGGGAGTGGGAACAGGGTTCCTCCTCCCGCGTCCCCATCATCGCCCTCACCGCCTACGCCATGAAAGGCGACCGCGAGGCGTGCATAGCAGCAGGCGCCGACGATTACCTCTCCAAGCCCTTCAGCCGGGAGCAGCTCTCCAAGTTGATCGACAGGCGGCTTGGGTGCGCCGGGCAAAGCGCGGGTGATGCGCCGCAGACCGGGATAGCTCCCGAATCGATCTGCCCGGGAAGGGCCGGTGGCGCCCTCGAGATGATACGCACCCTGCCGGGAAATCGGGGCGTGGAGATACTGCGCAAGGTGGTGGACCTCTACCTCGCGAGCACGCCGACGCTTTTGCAGACCATGCACGAGGCCGAGTCGGGCGGCGATGCAGAGAAGCTGAAGGCAGCCGCGCACAGCTTCAAGTCGAGCAGCGCGAACCTCGGGGCCGTCCGGCTCGCCGGGGTCTGCCTGGAACTGGAGAGCCTGGGGCGCGCCGGCTCCACCAAGGGGGCGGGGGAGCTGCTCGTGCAGGTCGAGGAGGAATACCGGCTGGTCAGGGACGCCCTTTTGGGAGGACCGCTATGCTGA
- a CDS encoding CapA family protein, with product MASSAERGVTVAAVGDVMMGSDFPAPRLPRDGGRSLFAAAAPIFRRADIAMANLEGPLCEGGTPLKEPISGRRYIFRTPPAFAQTLGDAGISMVSLANNHARDFGREGLASTRQALARAGVLYSSKKGEVAEFLVRGVRVGIISLSFGPPPRSITFPAQALREIAREAGNYDILILSIHAGAEGRDALHVAPGMERYLEEPRGDLLSFAHQAVEAGADLVVAHGPHVPRALEVYHGRLIAYSLGNFATYGGVSVVGESGYAPLLTVRLDKDGSFLEGTLDSFRQSYLAAPAPDPKRRALSLMRRLSAEDFPDSPLSFGSRGELKTLNK from the coding sequence ATGGCCTCCAGCGCCGAGCGCGGCGTCACCGTGGCCGCCGTAGGCGACGTCATGATGGGGAGCGACTTCCCCGCGCCGAGACTCCCAAGAGACGGCGGGCGCTCGCTTTTCGCCGCCGCCGCACCCATTTTCAGGCGCGCCGACATCGCCATGGCGAACCTCGAAGGCCCCCTTTGCGAGGGGGGAACCCCCCTTAAGGAGCCAATTTCAGGCAGGCGCTATATCTTCCGCACCCCTCCGGCTTTCGCGCAGACCCTGGGCGACGCCGGGATCTCCATGGTCTCGCTCGCCAACAACCACGCCCGCGACTTCGGCAGGGAAGGGCTCGCCTCCACGAGGCAGGCGCTGGCCCGGGCCGGGGTCCTCTACTCGAGCAAGAAGGGGGAGGTCGCCGAGTTCCTCGTGCGCGGCGTCCGGGTCGGCATCATCTCCCTCTCCTTCGGTCCACCACCCCGCTCGATTACCTTCCCGGCGCAGGCCCTGCGGGAGATCGCCCGGGAAGCCGGGAACTACGACATCCTGATCCTATCGATCCATGCCGGAGCGGAGGGGCGCGACGCGCTGCACGTGGCCCCGGGGATGGAGCGCTATCTGGAAGAGCCGCGCGGAGACCTCCTTAGCTTCGCGCACCAGGCGGTGGAGGCGGGGGCGGACCTGGTGGTGGCCCATGGCCCCCACGTGCCGCGGGCGCTCGAAGTTTACCACGGCCGGCTGATCGCCTACAGCCTGGGGAACTTCGCCACCTATGGCGGGGTGAGCGTTGTAGGCGAAAGCGGCTACGCGCCGCTGCTCACGGTACGCCTGGATAAAGATGGCTCCTTCCTGGAGGGGACGCTCGACTCCTTCCGGCAAAGCTATCTAGCTGCACCCGCTCCCGATCCCAAGCGGCGCGCGCTTTCCCTGATGCGCAGGCTCTCCGCCGAGGACTTCCCGGACTCCCCGTTGAGCTTCGGCAGCCGGGGGGAGCTCAAAACACTTAACAAGTGA
- a CDS encoding electron transfer flavoprotein subunit beta/FixA family protein encodes MLVVVCVKQVPDTTQVQIDPVTNTLIREGVPFIVNPYDTHAVEEGLRFKDRFGFKVVAISMGPPNAEATLRKALALGVDRAVLLSDRVFGGADTLATSNVLAAAIKKLGEEEEVGVVICGKQTIDGDTAQVGPGIATRLNLAQLTLVDRVDELEPAAKKIKVSRKLEGRHEHVEAPLPVLLTVVRELNRPRYPTVAMRLDSADAKVELWDNSVLGLDVNTIGLKGSPTWVSRIFSPERAKGEMLGDGARDPEGAAQLLVDKMLEKDLLAL; translated from the coding sequence ATGCTGGTAGTTGTCTGTGTGAAGCAAGTCCCCGATACAACGCAGGTACAGATCGACCCCGTCACCAACACCCTGATCCGCGAGGGTGTTCCCTTCATCGTCAATCCCTACGATACCCATGCAGTGGAAGAAGGTCTGCGCTTCAAGGACCGCTTCGGCTTCAAGGTTGTGGCCATCTCGATGGGCCCGCCGAACGCCGAGGCGACCCTGCGAAAGGCGCTGGCCCTTGGCGTTGACCGCGCCGTGCTCCTCTCCGACCGGGTCTTCGGCGGCGCCGACACGCTCGCGACCAGCAACGTCCTGGCGGCCGCCATCAAGAAGCTCGGCGAGGAGGAAGAGGTCGGCGTGGTCATCTGCGGCAAGCAGACCATCGACGGCGACACCGCCCAGGTTGGCCCCGGCATCGCCACGAGGCTCAACCTGGCCCAGCTCACCCTGGTGGACCGGGTCGACGAGCTGGAACCCGCCGCGAAGAAGATCAAGGTCTCCCGTAAGCTCGAGGGAAGGCACGAGCATGTCGAGGCGCCGCTTCCGGTGCTCCTCACCGTTGTGCGCGAGCTGAACCGCCCGCGCTACCCAACCGTCGCCATGCGCCTGGACTCGGCGGACGCCAAGGTGGAGCTCTGGGACAACTCGGTGCTCGGCCTCGACGTCAACACCATCGGCCTCAAGGGTTCGCCCACCTGGGTGAGCCGGATCTTCTCTCCGGAGCGCGCCAAGGGGGAGATGCTGGGTGACGGCGCCCGCGACCCGGAAGGCGCGGCGCAGCTTCTTGTCGACAAGATGCTGGAGAAGGACCTCCTCGCGCTATAG
- a CDS encoding electron transfer flavoprotein subunit alpha, protein MTEAVKKPKKPRGKAAVLEGRCIACGARCQSACPVDAIQMNEAGEPVIDASKCIGCVKCVKVCPAQAIEMAFTPEEKRILDELAAAAAGAPAEEELDPEEAALREKLAAYRGVWVFVEQTEGEAAKVSWELLGKGKELAAARNCPLSAVVMGDQVEHLCKQAMGYGAETVYLMDAPVLRHYRTEAYQKSLCALVEKYKPEVILMGATGLGRDLAGVVATVLATGLTADCTGLSIDKGNLMQTRPAFGGNIMATIVCDKFRPQMSTVRPHVMPMPEFDASLKGEIVREPVPVAEDEVQVKVLDILMDKGGSKVDIAGAEFIISGGRGMMAKENFALLQELADVLGGVVGASRSAVDAGWMPQDRQVGQTGKTVRPKVYIACGISGAIQHLVGMQDSDVVIAINRDPEAPIFEVASYGIVGDLFQVIPALTAKLKALKTARSGA, encoded by the coding sequence ATGACTGAAGCTGTGAAGAAACCGAAGAAGCCGCGCGGCAAAGCGGCAGTGCTGGAAGGGCGCTGCATCGCCTGCGGCGCCCGCTGCCAGAGCGCCTGCCCGGTCGACGCCATCCAGATGAACGAGGCGGGCGAGCCGGTCATAGACGCCTCCAAGTGCATCGGCTGCGTCAAGTGTGTCAAGGTCTGCCCGGCGCAGGCCATAGAGATGGCCTTCACCCCGGAGGAGAAGCGGATCCTGGACGAGCTGGCCGCGGCCGCCGCCGGAGCCCCCGCCGAGGAGGAGCTAGACCCGGAGGAGGCCGCTCTCAGGGAGAAGCTCGCCGCCTACCGCGGCGTCTGGGTCTTCGTGGAGCAGACCGAAGGGGAGGCCGCCAAGGTCTCCTGGGAGCTCCTGGGGAAGGGTAAGGAGCTCGCCGCCGCCCGCAACTGCCCGCTTTCCGCGGTGGTCATGGGGGACCAGGTGGAGCACCTGTGCAAGCAGGCGATGGGGTACGGGGCCGAGACGGTCTACCTCATGGACGCGCCGGTCCTGCGCCACTACCGCACCGAGGCGTACCAGAAGAGCCTCTGCGCGCTGGTCGAGAAGTACAAGCCGGAGGTGATCCTGATGGGCGCCACCGGCCTTGGGCGCGATCTCGCTGGCGTGGTCGCCACGGTACTCGCCACGGGGCTCACCGCGGACTGCACCGGCCTCTCCATTGACAAGGGGAACCTGATGCAGACCCGCCCCGCTTTCGGCGGCAACATCATGGCCACCATCGTCTGCGACAAGTTCCGCCCCCAGATGTCCACGGTAAGGCCGCACGTGATGCCGATGCCGGAGTTCGACGCGAGCCTCAAGGGTGAGATCGTCCGCGAGCCGGTCCCGGTCGCCGAGGACGAAGTCCAGGTGAAGGTGCTCGACATACTCATGGACAAAGGTGGCTCCAAGGTGGACATCGCCGGCGCCGAGTTCATCATCTCCGGCGGGAGGGGGATGATGGCCAAGGAGAACTTCGCCCTGCTGCAGGAGCTCGCCGACGTATTGGGCGGGGTGGTCGGCGCCTCCAGAAGCGCGGTAGACGCCGGCTGGATGCCCCAGGACCGCCAGGTCGGGCAGACCGGAAAGACGGTGCGCCCGAAGGTCTACATCGCCTGCGGCATCTCCGGCGCCATCCAGCACCTGGTGGGGATGCAGGATTCCGACGTGGTGATCGCCATCAACCGCGACCCGGAGGCCCCGATCTTCGAGGTGGCTAGCTACGGGATCGTCGGCGACCTGTTCCAGGTGATACCTGCGCTGACCGCGAAGCTTAAGGCGCTGAAAACTGCAAGGTCAGGGGCCTGA
- a CDS encoding P-II family nitrogen regulator produces the protein MKLIEAIIKPFKLDEVKDALNEIGIEGITVSEVKGYGRQKGHTELYRGAEYVVDFIPKVKLEIAVADEMVAKAVATIEDVAKTGRIGDGKIFILPLEEAVRIRTGEKGGDAI, from the coding sequence ATGAAGCTTATCGAAGCAATCATCAAGCCGTTCAAGCTGGATGAAGTGAAGGATGCCCTGAACGAGATCGGCATCGAAGGGATCACGGTGAGCGAGGTAAAGGGTTACGGCCGTCAAAAGGGCCATACGGAGCTATACCGAGGCGCGGAGTACGTGGTGGATTTCATCCCCAAAGTGAAGCTGGAGATCGCGGTCGCCGACGAAATGGTGGCCAAGGCTGTGGCGACCATCGAGGATGTCGCCAAGACCGGAAGGATCGGCGACGGCAAGATCTTCATACTTCCTTTGGAGGAAGCGGTCCGGATCAGGACCGGAGAGAAGGGCGGCGACGCCATTTAG
- a CDS encoding heterodisulfide reductase-related iron-sulfur binding cluster translates to MMPQTALFTTLLVASLAFFCWSVYRRFSLVCFGQPEERLDQPGRRLQEMLLYAFGQLRVVKKPFGLNHFVIFWSFLILAIANGEFLLNGVFPNASLAALPQGLHHALLFLFDLVSLLTLVAIALSFGRRLIVKPPYLDSLYVKGRSPEAFVILSFIALLMLAYFGMHGAQIAQGKEAAAAAMPVSSFVASLLFPYPGLLGTVEAVSWWVHALVLLAFICFLPHSKHMHILTAIPNCYLGSLDWPATQPREKFEKGAQYGAGSVERFTWKDLFDSFSCTECGRCQAACPAANTGKALNPRQIVHAIKTNLLENSHALREGRKGTLPLIGNEGEGTNTEEAIWDCTTCGACMEVCPVLIEQMPKIIKMRRHLVQDESRFPEELLNLFENMEQRSNPWGIAPSERSKWVSTLDVKPFVAGETEYLLYVGCAGSFDSRAKQVTVALASVLNAAGVSYGILGKEEKCCGDSLRRLGNEYVFEKMALENVELFREKGVTKVITLCPHCLTTLKNDYRQYGLELEVLHQSQLIAELIASGRIKLDGSEKSLGKITYHDPCYLGRHNGVFDAPRGVIQAATGSAPQEMERHGRNSFCCGAGGGRMWMEEFTGERVNHNRVAEALEGSPDTICVACPYCMTMIEDGLKDKGAAQVRVKDVVEVVAEGLLHRKA, encoded by the coding sequence ATGATGCCGCAAACCGCACTCTTCACGACGCTACTGGTCGCCTCGCTCGCCTTTTTCTGCTGGAGCGTGTACCGCCGCTTTTCGCTGGTCTGCTTCGGGCAGCCCGAGGAAAGGCTCGACCAACCGGGGCGCCGCCTGCAGGAGATGCTTTTGTACGCCTTCGGCCAGCTGCGCGTGGTGAAAAAGCCGTTCGGCCTGAACCACTTTGTCATCTTCTGGTCCTTCCTGATCCTTGCCATCGCCAACGGCGAGTTCCTTTTGAACGGGGTGTTCCCGAACGCTTCCCTCGCTGCGCTGCCGCAGGGGCTGCACCATGCACTGCTCTTTCTCTTCGACCTGGTCTCGCTCTTGACCCTAGTGGCGATCGCGCTTTCCTTCGGCAGGCGCCTGATCGTCAAGCCGCCGTACCTCGACTCCCTCTACGTCAAGGGGAGAAGCCCCGAGGCCTTCGTCATCCTTTCCTTCATCGCGCTTCTCATGCTGGCCTACTTCGGGATGCACGGCGCGCAGATCGCGCAGGGGAAGGAGGCGGCTGCTGCCGCCATGCCGGTATCGAGCTTCGTGGCCTCGCTCCTTTTCCCCTACCCGGGGCTTTTGGGGACGGTCGAGGCGGTGTCGTGGTGGGTGCACGCCCTGGTGCTTCTGGCCTTCATCTGCTTCCTTCCGCATTCAAAGCACATGCACATCTTGACCGCCATCCCCAACTGCTACCTGGGTAGCCTCGACTGGCCGGCCACCCAGCCGCGCGAGAAGTTCGAGAAGGGGGCCCAGTACGGCGCCGGGAGCGTGGAGCGCTTTACCTGGAAGGACCTCTTCGACTCCTTTTCCTGCACCGAGTGCGGCCGCTGCCAGGCCGCCTGCCCGGCCGCCAACACCGGGAAAGCCTTGAACCCGCGCCAGATCGTGCACGCCATCAAGACCAACCTCCTTGAGAACAGCCACGCGCTCAGGGAGGGGAGGAAGGGGACGCTCCCGCTGATCGGCAACGAAGGGGAGGGGACCAACACCGAGGAGGCGATCTGGGACTGCACCACCTGCGGCGCCTGCATGGAGGTCTGCCCGGTCCTGATCGAGCAGATGCCCAAGATCATCAAGATGAGAAGGCACCTGGTGCAGGACGAGTCCCGCTTCCCCGAGGAGCTTTTGAACCTTTTCGAGAACATGGAGCAGCGCTCCAACCCCTGGGGGATCGCCCCCAGCGAGCGGAGCAAGTGGGTCTCCACGCTCGACGTGAAGCCCTTTGTCGCGGGCGAGACCGAGTACCTGCTCTACGTCGGCTGCGCCGGCTCCTTCGACTCCCGCGCGAAGCAGGTGACCGTGGCCCTTGCCAGCGTCTTGAACGCGGCCGGTGTTTCCTACGGCATCCTCGGGAAAGAGGAGAAGTGCTGCGGCGATTCGCTGAGAAGGCTCGGCAACGAGTACGTCTTCGAGAAGATGGCCCTGGAGAACGTGGAGCTCTTCCGCGAGAAGGGGGTCACCAAGGTGATCACCCTCTGCCCGCACTGCCTGACCACGCTGAAAAACGACTACCGCCAGTACGGCCTGGAGCTTGAGGTGCTGCACCAGTCCCAGCTGATCGCGGAGCTGATCGCCTCCGGGCGCATCAAGCTGGACGGCTCGGAAAAGAGCCTAGGCAAGATCACCTACCACGACCCCTGCTACCTCGGGCGCCACAACGGCGTGTTCGACGCGCCGCGCGGCGTGATCCAGGCGGCGACCGGAAGCGCGCCGCAGGAGATGGAGCGCCACGGCAGGAACTCTTTTTGCTGCGGCGCAGGCGGCGGGCGCATGTGGATGGAGGAGTTCACCGGCGAGAGGGTTAACCACAACCGCGTGGCCGAGGCGCTTGAAGGCTCCCCCGACACCATCTGCGTCGCCTGCCCCTACTGCATGACCATGATCGAGGACGGCCTGAAGGACAAGGGCGCGGCCCAGGTGCGGGTGAAGGACGTGGTCGAAGTGGTGGCCGAGGGGCTTCTGCACCGCAAAGCCTAG